Proteins encoded in a region of the Natronorubrum halophilum genome:
- the pheS gene encoding phenylalanine--tRNA ligase subunit alpha, with protein MQLPAQQVAVVETASADEEQSVDALAAATDLPPETVTGAVFELEDEGLVAVEERVDETVTLTEEGREYADDTLPEVRLYEAAFEAGADSDPVQMGRVIGASGLEGPQVDIALSNYARKGYGVIDGGEITADPDADPAADAEANALEALAGEGAVPVDAAGVDDGTLEQLERRGLIERTESTVREVTLTDLAVTELMAGIETAETVGQVTPELLTGGEWKTVEFAEYNVEADAEAFEGGTVHILRQMSERVKDVLVGMGFQEMDGPHADADFWINDCLFMPQDHPARTHWDRFALEQPSHIDELPEDLVERVERAHRDGVGEDSEGYHSPWDEDFARALALRGHTTSLTTRYLSGTEIGEIEPPARFFSVEKAYRNDTLDATHLLEFYQIEGWVMADDLSVRDLMGTFEEFYAQFGIEDIQFKPHYNPYTEPSFELFGTHPTTGELIEIGNSGIFREEMLEPLGVDCDVMAWGLALERLAMLTTGAEDIRDLHGTLADLEFLRNAEVTY; from the coding sequence ATGCAACTTCCAGCACAACAGGTCGCGGTCGTCGAGACCGCGAGCGCAGACGAGGAACAGTCCGTCGACGCCCTCGCTGCGGCGACCGATTTACCCCCCGAGACCGTCACCGGTGCGGTCTTCGAACTCGAAGACGAGGGGCTGGTCGCCGTCGAGGAGCGAGTCGACGAAACGGTCACGCTCACGGAAGAAGGGCGCGAGTACGCCGACGACACCCTTCCCGAAGTCCGACTCTACGAAGCGGCCTTCGAGGCCGGAGCCGATAGCGATCCCGTCCAGATGGGGCGGGTCATCGGGGCCTCGGGACTCGAGGGTCCACAGGTCGATATCGCCCTTTCGAACTACGCCCGGAAGGGGTACGGCGTCATCGACGGCGGCGAGATCACGGCCGATCCGGACGCCGATCCGGCCGCGGACGCGGAAGCGAACGCGCTCGAGGCGCTCGCCGGCGAGGGTGCGGTTCCGGTCGACGCCGCCGGCGTCGACGACGGAACGCTCGAGCAACTCGAGCGCCGCGGACTGATAGAGCGCACCGAGTCGACCGTCCGGGAGGTGACGCTGACCGACCTCGCGGTCACCGAACTGATGGCGGGAATCGAGACCGCCGAGACGGTCGGCCAGGTCACGCCCGAACTCCTGACCGGTGGGGAGTGGAAGACCGTCGAGTTCGCCGAGTACAACGTCGAGGCTGACGCCGAGGCGTTCGAGGGCGGCACGGTCCACATCCTGCGCCAGATGTCCGAGCGGGTCAAAGACGTCCTCGTCGGCATGGGCTTTCAGGAGATGGACGGCCCGCACGCCGACGCGGACTTCTGGATCAACGACTGCCTGTTCATGCCCCAGGACCATCCCGCGCGGACGCACTGGGATCGGTTCGCCCTCGAGCAGCCGAGCCACATCGACGAGCTTCCCGAGGACCTCGTCGAACGCGTCGAGCGCGCCCACCGCGACGGCGTCGGCGAAGATAGCGAAGGCTACCACTCCCCGTGGGACGAGGACTTCGCCCGCGCGCTCGCGCTCCGCGGGCACACGACCTCGCTGACGACCCGGTACCTGTCCGGTACCGAGATCGGCGAGATCGAACCGCCCGCGCGCTTTTTCAGCGTCGAGAAGGCCTACCGCAACGACACGCTCGACGCCACGCACCTGCTCGAGTTCTACCAGATCGAAGGCTGGGTGATGGCCGATGATCTCTCGGTGCGGGACCTGATGGGCACCTTCGAGGAGTTCTACGCCCAGTTCGGGATCGAGGACATCCAGTTCAAACCCCACTACAACCCCTACACGGAGCCCAGCTTCGAACTGTTCGGCACCCATCCCACAACGGGCGAACTGATCGAGATCGGTAACTCGGGCATCTTCCGCGAGGAGATGTTAGAACCCCTCGGCGTCGACTGCGACGTCATGGCTTGGGGACTGGCCTTAGAGCGACTCGCCATGCTGACCACCGGTGCGGAGGACATCCGCGACCTCCACGGCACGCTCGCCGATCTCGAGTTCCTGCGGAACGCGGAGGTGACCTACTGA
- a CDS encoding UbiA family prenyltransferase gives MARKNHALSDEGSMTTALRNALFARFPAGTGRYWNVLVYSSAYLSLIAMAEVVIVSALLSLPPSPAAVVVGLVVFAVYTNDRLADVDTDAVSNPEQAAFVRRYRDELYVLASIAYGLAVALSVIGGPIALAITLLPGVFWVCYATDWIPGTGVHVRRLKDVFLVNTIVVAFAWATTLTFLPLAFADGTVTIPTLIVFAYFFLRVFTNTEIPNVRDIDGDREIGVLTIPVMFGVERTRQILTGIDLCTVGLVVAAVHIGYLSALLAFPLLVGISYSLGVTSLIGRYENERLLAKAAECEYLVAFVALTFVVLLS, from the coding sequence ATGGCACGAAAAAATCACGCCCTCTCGGACGAGGGCAGCATGACAACGGCGCTACGAAACGCGTTGTTCGCCCGATTCCCCGCGGGGACGGGACGGTACTGGAACGTTCTGGTGTACAGTTCAGCGTATCTATCGCTGATCGCGATGGCCGAGGTGGTCATCGTTTCGGCACTCCTCTCGCTGCCGCCGAGTCCGGCGGCGGTCGTCGTTGGACTGGTCGTTTTCGCCGTCTACACGAATGATCGCCTCGCAGATGTCGACACCGACGCGGTGTCGAACCCCGAACAGGCAGCGTTCGTTAGACGATATCGAGACGAACTCTACGTGTTGGCGTCGATCGCGTACGGACTCGCCGTCGCGCTCTCCGTGATCGGCGGTCCAATCGCACTCGCGATAACCCTGCTTCCGGGGGTGTTCTGGGTGTGTTACGCCACGGACTGGATTCCCGGCACTGGCGTACACGTTCGGCGATTGAAGGACGTCTTCCTCGTGAATACGATCGTGGTCGCGTTCGCGTGGGCCACGACGCTGACATTCCTTCCCCTCGCGTTCGCCGACGGCACCGTAACGATTCCGACGCTGATCGTCTTCGCGTACTTCTTCCTCCGGGTGTTCACCAACACGGAGATCCCGAACGTCCGCGATATCGATGGCGACCGGGAGATCGGCGTGCTGACGATTCCGGTGATGTTCGGTGTTGAGCGAACGCGCCAGATTCTCACCGGGATCGATCTCTGTACGGTCGGGCTCGTGGTAGCCGCAGTCCACATCGGATACCTATCCGCCCTACTGGCGTTTCCGCTTCTCGTCGGTATCAGCTACTCGCTCGGCGTCACATCACTGATCGGCCGGTACGAGAACGAGAGACTGTTGGCGAAGGCTGCCGAGTGCGAGTACCTCGTCGCCTTCGTCGCCCTTACGTTCGTCGTGCTGTTGTCCTGA
- a CDS encoding sensor histidine kinase has product MFSLTILSGILLATVAIGASAALLAWRERPEPGAVPLVVMLAGQCFWSALLVFDLEASTLSGKVFWANLRWIGVVAIPVGWLLFSLEYTGRDRYVQPRYIALLLIVPLITVVLALTDSGLLHTESNLVREDGILLLSRTPGPWFWVITSYTYLLGLLGAVPLLRLIRNDSLPFRGQSMALLVGILAPWVSNILFLMGAIPVPGLDPTPVAFSISGVACLGALTRFQLFGTSPSPNPRARRLLFERMPDGALVIDAHDYVVDINETGATILGTVPGSVLGSPFQEIVPDDSMAPTDGTVPERPFRSSHDDRLYDVTATRITDIHDRTIGHVITFHDISEHVRQQQRHEVLNRVFRHNIRTETNVISSYAELLADRENRGVADEITASARRIEELASNSREIIEVFEQGRESIEAAPLESLIDDGIETVREEYPAARIEREPNLGGVSVASLLEPVFENLIENGVEHNPDSNPSVRIGAETDGDLVRVRIADDGPGIDDYERDALERGTETPLEHGSGLGLWLAKWGAEIAGGTISFETNEPTGSVVTVEVPVLSFADDSRDEPDGSSS; this is encoded by the coding sequence GTGTTCTCTCTTACGATTCTATCAGGGATCTTACTTGCCACCGTCGCGATCGGGGCGTCAGCGGCGCTCCTCGCCTGGCGAGAACGACCCGAACCGGGCGCAGTTCCGCTCGTCGTGATGCTAGCCGGACAGTGTTTCTGGTCGGCGCTTCTGGTTTTCGATCTGGAGGCATCGACGCTCAGCGGGAAAGTCTTCTGGGCGAACCTCAGGTGGATCGGCGTCGTCGCCATTCCGGTCGGCTGGCTGCTCTTCTCGCTCGAGTACACCGGCAGAGATCGGTACGTTCAGCCACGCTACATCGCTCTCCTCTTGATCGTACCCCTGATCACGGTCGTGTTGGCTCTCACCGACAGCGGGTTGCTCCATACCGAGTCGAATCTGGTTCGCGAGGACGGAATACTGCTGCTCAGTCGAACGCCCGGCCCCTGGTTCTGGGTCATCACCAGTTACACGTACCTGCTGGGACTGCTCGGTGCCGTTCCGCTCCTCAGGCTGATCCGGAACGACTCGCTGCCGTTCAGGGGACAGAGCATGGCGCTTCTCGTCGGAATCCTCGCACCGTGGGTGAGTAACATCCTCTTTCTCATGGGTGCCATCCCGGTTCCGGGGCTCGATCCCACACCGGTCGCGTTTTCGATCTCCGGCGTCGCCTGTCTCGGCGCGCTCACGCGTTTTCAGCTCTTCGGGACGAGTCCGTCGCCGAACCCGCGCGCCCGCCGACTGCTCTTCGAGCGGATGCCGGACGGTGCCCTCGTTATCGACGCCCACGACTACGTCGTCGACATCAACGAAACCGGCGCAACGATCCTTGGAACGGTGCCCGGTAGCGTACTCGGAAGTCCGTTTCAGGAGATCGTTCCCGACGATTCGATGGCTCCGACGGACGGGACGGTCCCGGAACGTCCCTTCAGGAGTTCACACGACGATCGACTGTACGACGTGACGGCGACGCGTATTACCGACATCCACGATCGGACGATCGGTCACGTCATCACGTTTCACGATATCAGCGAACACGTGCGCCAGCAACAGCGCCACGAAGTTCTGAACCGCGTCTTCAGACACAACATCCGTACCGAAACGAACGTCATCAGCAGCTACGCGGAACTCCTCGCGGACAGGGAGAATCGGGGTGTTGCCGACGAAATCACGGCCAGCGCGAGACGGATCGAAGAGTTGGCGTCCAACTCTCGAGAAATCATCGAGGTCTTCGAACAGGGGCGGGAGTCGATCGAGGCCGCGCCGCTCGAGTCGCTCATCGACGACGGGATCGAAACCGTTCGCGAGGAGTATCCGGCCGCTCGCATCGAGCGCGAGCCGAATCTGGGCGGCGTTTCCGTCGCCAGCCTCCTCGAACCCGTGTTCGAAAACCTCATCGAAAACGGCGTCGAGCACAACCCCGATTCGAACCCGTCCGTTCGAATCGGAGCCGAGACGGACGGCGATCTGGTTCGGGTCCGTATCGCTGATGACGGTCCCGGTATCGACGACTACGAACGGGACGCCCTCGAACGCGGCACCGAGACACCCCTCGAACACGGGAGCGGCCTCGGCCTCTGGTTGGCCAAGTGGGGTGCCGAAATCGCCGGCGGGACGATCTCCTTCGAGACGAACGAGCCGACCGGATCGGTGGTCACCGTCGAGGTTCCGGTGTTGTCGTTCGCCGACGACTCGCGAGACGAACCGGACGGGTCGTCGTCGTGA
- a CDS encoding tryptophan--tRNA ligase: protein MTGDDPLEKRTEPRTDGGAAGADGEGPAIPRADGGVVDDVALDPWGSSSVSDYRKLFEEFGIEEFDEILERVPNPHYLMRRGVIFGHRDYRPVARALQNGDPAAVLSGFMPTGDPHIGHKLVFDEIIWHQQQGADAYALIADLEANSARGMSWADIDEHARNYLLSLLALGFDPEEGELYRQSTNREVQDLAFDLGAEANFSEFQAIYGFDGETDVSHMQSVVTQMADILYPQLEEPKPTVIPVGPDQDPHVRLARDLAERMRFFKVSEAYASFELEPVERALVTEFYERLEPEEFDDDTLRCVHVAEALEETPLSELGVAADVLTSVLTKLNEAGMEPIRPRTRFFDRRATDAAFDALIDAIEGEKRVYESHIDAFEIDREEAEELAREVEVDNGGYGFQPPSSIYHRFMTGLTGGKMSSSIPASHISLLDDPEDGYDKVKSATTGGRETAEEQRELGGKADECPVYELYAYLLAGDDDEFAKRVYDECVGGERLCGDCKEQAAQLMKEFLEEHQEKREEVAALLEQADIELESPRRRQ, encoded by the coding sequence ATGACCGGAGACGACCCACTCGAGAAGCGAACGGAGCCACGGACCGACGGTGGAGCCGCCGGGGCCGACGGCGAGGGACCGGCGATCCCTCGAGCAGACGGCGGAGTCGTCGACGACGTCGCACTGGACCCGTGGGGATCCTCGAGCGTCTCTGACTACCGAAAGCTCTTCGAGGAGTTCGGCATCGAAGAGTTCGACGAAATCCTCGAGCGGGTGCCGAATCCGCACTACCTGATGCGTCGGGGCGTCATCTTCGGGCATCGGGACTATCGGCCCGTCGCACGGGCGCTGCAAAACGGAGATCCTGCGGCCGTCCTCTCGGGCTTTATGCCGACGGGCGATCCTCACATCGGCCACAAACTCGTCTTCGACGAGATCATCTGGCACCAACAGCAGGGGGCCGACGCCTACGCCCTGATCGCCGACCTCGAGGCCAACTCGGCCCGCGGGATGAGCTGGGCGGACATCGACGAGCACGCACGCAACTACCTGCTGTCGCTGCTCGCGCTCGGCTTCGACCCCGAGGAGGGGGAGCTCTACCGGCAGTCCACGAACCGCGAGGTCCAAGACCTGGCCTTCGACCTCGGAGCCGAGGCAAACTTCTCGGAATTCCAGGCGATCTACGGCTTCGACGGCGAGACCGACGTCTCGCACATGCAGAGCGTGGTCACCCAGATGGCCGACATCCTCTACCCGCAACTCGAGGAGCCGAAGCCGACCGTCATCCCCGTCGGCCCGGATCAGGACCCCCACGTCCGGCTGGCTCGGGACCTCGCCGAACGGATGCGGTTTTTCAAGGTGTCCGAAGCTTACGCCAGTTTCGAACTCGAGCCCGTCGAGCGCGCCCTCGTCACCGAGTTCTACGAGCGACTCGAGCCCGAGGAGTTCGACGACGACACGCTCCGGTGCGTCCACGTCGCCGAAGCGCTCGAGGAGACGCCGCTCTCGGAACTGGGCGTCGCCGCCGACGTCCTCACCTCGGTGCTGACGAAGCTCAACGAGGCCGGCATGGAGCCGATCCGGCCGCGAACCCGCTTCTTCGATCGGCGGGCAACCGACGCCGCCTTCGACGCGCTGATCGACGCCATCGAGGGCGAAAAGCGCGTCTACGAGAGCCACATCGACGCGTTCGAAATCGATCGCGAGGAGGCCGAAGAACTCGCCCGCGAAGTCGAAGTCGACAACGGGGGCTACGGCTTCCAGCCGCCGTCTTCGATCTACCACCGATTCATGACCGGGCTGACGGGCGGGAAGATGTCCTCCTCGATCCCGGCCAGCCACATCTCGCTGCTCGACGACCCCGAAGACGGCTACGACAAGGTGAAATCGGCGACGACCGGCGGCCGCGAGACGGCCGAAGAACAGCGCGAACTCGGCGGGAAAGCCGACGAGTGTCCGGTCTACGAACTGTACGCCTACCTGCTGGCCGGCGACGACGACGAGTTCGCCAAGCGCGTCTACGACGAGTGCGTCGGCGGCGAACGACTTTGCGGCGACTGCAAGGAGCAGGCCGCGCAGTTGATGAAGGAGTTCCTCGAGGAACACCAGGAAAAACGCGAGGAGGTCGCAGCGCTACTCGAGCAAGCGGATATCGAACTCGAATCGCCTCGCCGACGCCAGTAG